CGTTCCGTCAGCTGAATGTACGTATTGCGTTTGTCATTCTGCTTTTTCGAAAACTCAAGATAGCCTCTCTCTTCAAGCTTTTTTGAAAAGTTGAATGCAGTCGATACATGCATCACTCCAAATTTAGCAATCTCTGAAATAGAAGCACCCTTTAAATGATAAGCAATCCATAAGATATGATGCTCATTGATATTCAAATCATAGGGCTTAATCCATTGCTGCCAGTCTTTTTCGATGGATTTCCACAAAGCTTTGCTGAGCTGCGCGATTCTTTGGCTGAATAAAAGCGCTTCTTTTATAGAATAATCCTGTTCGTTACGTTTCATCCCCAGTCACCTACTTTTTCTCTTTTGCTCTTATATTCTATTATGCCAATAAAATAAAGATTAATAAAGATTAAATTTACGAAATTTTTAAATAAATCTTAAAAACTTAGGAAAAGCGTTGGATTTTCAGGTAAAAAAAAAGAGCGGCATGTGATGAAATCTGCCGCTCGTACAAGTTAATTGCTTTGTCTACAAAAATATTCTATTTGTTTAATGTTTGCTCTAATTCTTTAATTTTCTGTTCGATTTCATTAATTTCTTTTTGAAGTTCATTTTTATGAGGCTCAATTTCTTCTTGCCAAGTCTCAATTGATTTTTGGAGATCCGCTGTTACATCTTTTAGGACTGCAGCACTTTCTTTAGCTGTTTTC
The window above is part of the Metabacillus dongyingensis genome. Proteins encoded here:
- a CDS encoding HTH-type transcriptional regulator Hpr translates to MKRNEQDYSIKEALLFSQRIAQLSKALWKSIEKDWQQWIKPYDLNINEHHILWIAYHLKGASISEIAKFGVMHVSTAFNFSKKLEERGYLEFSKKQNDKRNTYIQLTERGEEILLKLLEDYDPSRNAVFKGALPLQNLYGKFPEIMEMMCIIRNIYGDDFMEIFEHSFTNIEKEFVEENRKLKKREDPAAETASAISE